In the genome of Populus trichocarpa isolate Nisqually-1 chromosome 6, P.trichocarpa_v4.1, whole genome shotgun sequence, one region contains:
- the LOC7484652 gene encoding uncharacterized protein LOC7484652, translated as MGSKAAAITSPVPVTWYPTLAIFMLAIGLMVSASFFIYEATSSRRSRSLAKELTTGALASFFLGFGSLFMLLASGVYV; from the exons ATG GGTTCGAAGGCAGCAGCAATAACGAGTCCAGTCCCGGTGACATGGTACCCAACCCTAGCAATCTTCATGCTGGCCATCGGCCTTATGGTCTCTGCTTCATTCTTCAT CTACGAAGCGACCTCTTCTAGGAGAAGCCGCAGTTTGGCCAAGGAGCTTACTACAGGAGCATTGGCCTCTTTCTTTCTG GGTTTTGGGTCCTTGTTCATGCTACTTGCTTCTGGTGTTTATGTCTGA
- the LOC7484653 gene encoding uncharacterized protein LOC7484653 isoform X1: MEEDDRLNKAKEEEEEEEEEEGGDQVGSSLTLERVAAAKIFIENHYKAQMKHIQQRKERRLELKKQLASSQVSEEEQINILKDLEHKETQYMRLKRHKICVDDFDLLTIIGRGAFGEVRLCREKKSGDIYAMKKLKKSEMLSRGQVEHVKAERNLLAEVASHCIVKLYYSFQDAEYLYLIMEYLPGGDIMTLLIREETLTETMARFYISQSVLAIESIHKHNYIHSHMYIFFRDIKPDNLLLDKNGHMKLSDFGLCKPLDCTNLSAINENEALDDENLKESMDADGHFPEAGGRRWKSPLEQLQHWQINRRKLAYSTVGTPDYIAPEVLLKKGYGIECDWWSLGAIMYEMLVGYPPFYSDDPVTTCRKIVHWRNHLIFPEEARLTPEAKDLICRLLCDVDHRLGTLGADQIKAHPWFKDIVWDKLYEMEAAFKPEVNGELDTQNFMKFDEVEPPSTRRGSGSMRKTMLNPQDLSFVGYTYKNFDAVKGLHHSFDVKRSSLPRQASTDSCHSDSAVDYSSKDSIGDLHALTLSSSVDACHSEELSNSLRGNHLA; the protein is encoded by the exons ATGGAGGAGGATGATCGTCTTAACAAAGCgaaggaggaagaggaggaggaggaggaagaggaaggtGGGGATCAGGTGGGGTCGAGCTTGACCTTGGAGAGGGTAGCTGCTGCAAAGATCTTCATTGAGAATCATTACAAGGCTCAGATGAAACACATCCAGCAACGCAAAGAAAG GCGCTTAGAGCTGAAAAAGCAGTTGGCATCTTCCCAAGTTTCTGAAGAGGAACAAATTAACATACTGAAGGATTTAGAGCACAAGGAAACACAGTATATGCGACTTAAAAGGCACAAGATTTGTGTTGATGATTTTGACCTTTTGACAATAATAGGCAGAGGGGCATTTGGAGAG GTTAGGTTATGCAGGGAGAAGAAGTCAGGCGACATCTATGCTATGAAAAAGTTGAAGAAGTCAGAAATGCTTAGTAGGGGGCAG GTCGAGCATGTCAAAGCTGAAAGGAATTTGCTTGCAGAAGTTGCAAGTCACTGTATTGTGAAACTATACTATTCTTTTCAAGATGCTGAATACTTATACCTGATCATGGAATATCTGCCTGGAGGTGACATCATGACTTTGTTGATAAGAGAAGAGACTTTGACTGAAACCATGGCTAGATTTTACATTTCCCAAAGTGTTCTTGCTATAGAATCTATTCATAAACACAACTACATTCACAG ccatatgtatatttttttcagagATATCAAACCTGACAATCTATTGTTAGACAAAAATGGTCATATGAAGCTCTCTGATTTTGGTCTTTGCAAGCCTCTTGACTGCACAAATTTATCAGctataaatgaaaatgaagcaCTCGATGATGAAAATTTGAAGGAATCCATGGATGCTGATGGACACTTTCCAGAAGCTGGTGGAAGGCGCTGGAAAAGTCCCCTTGAACAACTACAACACTGGCAGATAAACAGGAGAAAATTG GCCTATTCCACAGTCGGCACACCAGATTACATTGCTCCAGAAGTGCTGTTGAAGAAAGGATATGGCATTGAGTGTGACTG GTGGTCTCTTGGTGCAATAATGTACGAGATGCTAGTTGGTTATCCTCCATTTTATTCTGATGATCCAGTAACAACTTGCAGAAAG ATTGTGCATTGGAGAAATCACTTAATATTCCCAGAGGAGGCAAGGCTGACACCTGAAGCGAAGGATCTGATCTGTAGATTGCTTTGTGACGTTGATCATAGGCTTGGTACTCTGGGGGCAGACCAAATTAAA GCTCATCCTTGGTTCAAAGATATTGTATGGGACAAACTTTATGAAATGGAGGCAGCATTTAAACCAGAGGTCAATGGGGAGCTTGATAcacaaaattttatgaaatttgatgAG GTTGAACCCCCATCAACAAGAAGAGGATCCGGATCCATGAGGAAG ACAATGTTGAATCCTCAAGATCTTAGTTTTGTTGGTTACACGTACAAGAACTTTGATGCTGTGAAAGGGCTACATCATTCTTTTG ATGTGAAGAGAAGCTCATTACCGAGGCAGGCATCCACCGATTCTTGTCACA GTGATTCTGCAGTGGACTACTCATCTAAGGACTCAATTGGTGACTTACACGCACTGACTCTTTCCTCATCAGTAGATGCCTGTCACAGTGAAGAGCTGTCCAATTCCTTACGTGGAAACCATCTGGCATAA
- the LOC7484653 gene encoding uncharacterized protein LOC7484653 isoform X2 — protein MEEDDRLNKAKEEEEEEEEEEGGDQVGSSLTLERVAAAKIFIENHYKAQMKHIQQRKERRLELKKQLASSQVSEEEQINILKDLEHKETQYMRLKRHKICVDDFDLLTIIGRGAFGEVRLCREKKSGDIYAMKKLKKSEMLSRGQVEHVKAERNLLAEVASHCIVKLYYSFQDAEYLYLIMEYLPGGDIMTLLIREETLTETMARFYISQSVLAIESIHKHNYIHRDIKPDNLLLDKNGHMKLSDFGLCKPLDCTNLSAINENEALDDENLKESMDADGHFPEAGGRRWKSPLEQLQHWQINRRKLAYSTVGTPDYIAPEVLLKKGYGIECDWWSLGAIMYEMLVGYPPFYSDDPVTTCRKIVHWRNHLIFPEEARLTPEAKDLICRLLCDVDHRLGTLGADQIKAHPWFKDIVWDKLYEMEAAFKPEVNGELDTQNFMKFDEVEPPSTRRGSGSMRKTMLNPQDLSFVGYTYKNFDAVKGLHHSFDVKRSSLPRQASTDSCHSDSAVDYSSKDSIGDLHALTLSSSVDACHSEELSNSLRGNHLA, from the exons ATGGAGGAGGATGATCGTCTTAACAAAGCgaaggaggaagaggaggaggaggaggaagaggaaggtGGGGATCAGGTGGGGTCGAGCTTGACCTTGGAGAGGGTAGCTGCTGCAAAGATCTTCATTGAGAATCATTACAAGGCTCAGATGAAACACATCCAGCAACGCAAAGAAAG GCGCTTAGAGCTGAAAAAGCAGTTGGCATCTTCCCAAGTTTCTGAAGAGGAACAAATTAACATACTGAAGGATTTAGAGCACAAGGAAACACAGTATATGCGACTTAAAAGGCACAAGATTTGTGTTGATGATTTTGACCTTTTGACAATAATAGGCAGAGGGGCATTTGGAGAG GTTAGGTTATGCAGGGAGAAGAAGTCAGGCGACATCTATGCTATGAAAAAGTTGAAGAAGTCAGAAATGCTTAGTAGGGGGCAG GTCGAGCATGTCAAAGCTGAAAGGAATTTGCTTGCAGAAGTTGCAAGTCACTGTATTGTGAAACTATACTATTCTTTTCAAGATGCTGAATACTTATACCTGATCATGGAATATCTGCCTGGAGGTGACATCATGACTTTGTTGATAAGAGAAGAGACTTTGACTGAAACCATGGCTAGATTTTACATTTCCCAAAGTGTTCTTGCTATAGAATCTATTCATAAACACAACTACATTCACAG agATATCAAACCTGACAATCTATTGTTAGACAAAAATGGTCATATGAAGCTCTCTGATTTTGGTCTTTGCAAGCCTCTTGACTGCACAAATTTATCAGctataaatgaaaatgaagcaCTCGATGATGAAAATTTGAAGGAATCCATGGATGCTGATGGACACTTTCCAGAAGCTGGTGGAAGGCGCTGGAAAAGTCCCCTTGAACAACTACAACACTGGCAGATAAACAGGAGAAAATTG GCCTATTCCACAGTCGGCACACCAGATTACATTGCTCCAGAAGTGCTGTTGAAGAAAGGATATGGCATTGAGTGTGACTG GTGGTCTCTTGGTGCAATAATGTACGAGATGCTAGTTGGTTATCCTCCATTTTATTCTGATGATCCAGTAACAACTTGCAGAAAG ATTGTGCATTGGAGAAATCACTTAATATTCCCAGAGGAGGCAAGGCTGACACCTGAAGCGAAGGATCTGATCTGTAGATTGCTTTGTGACGTTGATCATAGGCTTGGTACTCTGGGGGCAGACCAAATTAAA GCTCATCCTTGGTTCAAAGATATTGTATGGGACAAACTTTATGAAATGGAGGCAGCATTTAAACCAGAGGTCAATGGGGAGCTTGATAcacaaaattttatgaaatttgatgAG GTTGAACCCCCATCAACAAGAAGAGGATCCGGATCCATGAGGAAG ACAATGTTGAATCCTCAAGATCTTAGTTTTGTTGGTTACACGTACAAGAACTTTGATGCTGTGAAAGGGCTACATCATTCTTTTG ATGTGAAGAGAAGCTCATTACCGAGGCAGGCATCCACCGATTCTTGTCACA GTGATTCTGCAGTGGACTACTCATCTAAGGACTCAATTGGTGACTTACACGCACTGACTCTTTCCTCATCAGTAGATGCCTGTCACAGTGAAGAGCTGTCCAATTCCTTACGTGGAAACCATCTGGCATAA
- the LOC7484653 gene encoding uncharacterized protein LOC7484653 isoform X3: MEEDDRLNKAKEEEEEEEEEEGGDQVGSSLTLERVAAAKIFIENHYKAQMKHIQQRKERRLELKKQLASSQVSEEEQINILKDLEHKETQYMRLKRHKICVDDFDLLTIIGRGAFGEVRLCREKKSGDIYAMKKLKKSEMLSRGQVEHVKAERNLLAEVASHCIVKLYYSFQDAEYLYLIMEYLPGGDIMTLLIREETLTETMARFYISQSVLAIESIHKHNYIHSHMYIFFRDIKPDNLLLDKNGHMKLSDFGLCKPLDCTNLSAINENEALDDENLKESMDADGHFPEAGGRRWKSPLEQLQHWQINRRKLAYSTVGTPDYIAPEVLLKKGYGIECDWWSLGAIMYEMLVGYPPFYSDDPVTTCRKIVHWRNHLIFPEEARLTPEAKDLICRLLCDVDHRLGTLGADQIKAHPWFKDIVWDKLYEMEAAFKPEVNGELDTQNFMKFDEMSTVDLMDDLTREDRMKLHSVFSLLVLGTREFSICAPQLSSFAHECQAFFVYLICKL; encoded by the exons ATGGAGGAGGATGATCGTCTTAACAAAGCgaaggaggaagaggaggaggaggaggaagaggaaggtGGGGATCAGGTGGGGTCGAGCTTGACCTTGGAGAGGGTAGCTGCTGCAAAGATCTTCATTGAGAATCATTACAAGGCTCAGATGAAACACATCCAGCAACGCAAAGAAAG GCGCTTAGAGCTGAAAAAGCAGTTGGCATCTTCCCAAGTTTCTGAAGAGGAACAAATTAACATACTGAAGGATTTAGAGCACAAGGAAACACAGTATATGCGACTTAAAAGGCACAAGATTTGTGTTGATGATTTTGACCTTTTGACAATAATAGGCAGAGGGGCATTTGGAGAG GTTAGGTTATGCAGGGAGAAGAAGTCAGGCGACATCTATGCTATGAAAAAGTTGAAGAAGTCAGAAATGCTTAGTAGGGGGCAG GTCGAGCATGTCAAAGCTGAAAGGAATTTGCTTGCAGAAGTTGCAAGTCACTGTATTGTGAAACTATACTATTCTTTTCAAGATGCTGAATACTTATACCTGATCATGGAATATCTGCCTGGAGGTGACATCATGACTTTGTTGATAAGAGAAGAGACTTTGACTGAAACCATGGCTAGATTTTACATTTCCCAAAGTGTTCTTGCTATAGAATCTATTCATAAACACAACTACATTCACAG ccatatgtatatttttttcagagATATCAAACCTGACAATCTATTGTTAGACAAAAATGGTCATATGAAGCTCTCTGATTTTGGTCTTTGCAAGCCTCTTGACTGCACAAATTTATCAGctataaatgaaaatgaagcaCTCGATGATGAAAATTTGAAGGAATCCATGGATGCTGATGGACACTTTCCAGAAGCTGGTGGAAGGCGCTGGAAAAGTCCCCTTGAACAACTACAACACTGGCAGATAAACAGGAGAAAATTG GCCTATTCCACAGTCGGCACACCAGATTACATTGCTCCAGAAGTGCTGTTGAAGAAAGGATATGGCATTGAGTGTGACTG GTGGTCTCTTGGTGCAATAATGTACGAGATGCTAGTTGGTTATCCTCCATTTTATTCTGATGATCCAGTAACAACTTGCAGAAAG ATTGTGCATTGGAGAAATCACTTAATATTCCCAGAGGAGGCAAGGCTGACACCTGAAGCGAAGGATCTGATCTGTAGATTGCTTTGTGACGTTGATCATAGGCTTGGTACTCTGGGGGCAGACCAAATTAAA GCTCATCCTTGGTTCAAAGATATTGTATGGGACAAACTTTATGAAATGGAGGCAGCATTTAAACCAGAGGTCAATGGGGAGCTTGATAcacaaaattttatgaaatttgatgAG ATGTCAACTGTGGATTTGATGGATGATCTAACTCGAGAGGATAGAATGAAACTTCACTCTGTGTTCTCACTGCTTGTGCTTGGTACTCGAGAATTTTCTATTTGTGCACCTCAACTAAGCTCTTTTGCTCATGAATGTCAGGCCTTCTTTGTTTACCTCATTTGTAAACTTTAA